A portion of the Barnesiella propionica genome contains these proteins:
- the hflX gene encoding GTPase HflX, whose protein sequence is MKEFILTKQETEKTVLVGLITPAQNEAKANEYLDELAFLAETAGAQPVKKFLQRLDTPNSRTFVGTGKLQEIKEYIAENEIGMVIFDDDLSSKQVQNIERELQVKILDRTSLILDIFAARAQTANAKTQVELAQYQYLLPRLTRLWTHLERQRGGIGMRGPGETQIETDRRIILDKISRLKEELQHIDRQKSMQRKNRGKMVRVALVGYTNVGKSTLMNLMSKSEVFAENKLFATLDTTVRKVIIDNLPFLLTDTVGFIRKLPTHLVESFKSTLDEVRDADLLLHIVDISHPAFEEQIEVVNRTLQEVCNSADKPMIIVFNKIDAFTYIEKAPDDLTPRTRENISLEELKETWMAKMHDNCIFISAHEKTNIEELKEMLYQRVKEIHTTRFPYNDFLFQKYETDEE, encoded by the coding sequence ATGAAAGAATTTATCCTGACAAAACAGGAAACAGAAAAAACCGTACTGGTGGGACTTATTACTCCTGCTCAAAATGAGGCTAAAGCCAATGAATATCTGGACGAACTTGCCTTCCTCGCCGAAACGGCAGGAGCGCAACCGGTAAAAAAATTCCTGCAACGTCTGGATACCCCGAATTCAAGAACTTTCGTAGGAACAGGAAAATTACAGGAGATTAAAGAATATATAGCAGAGAATGAAATAGGCATGGTGATTTTCGACGATGATTTGTCTTCCAAGCAAGTACAAAATATAGAGCGGGAACTGCAAGTCAAGATACTCGACCGTACCAGTCTTATTCTGGATATTTTTGCCGCAAGGGCACAAACAGCCAATGCAAAAACTCAGGTGGAACTGGCCCAGTATCAATATCTGCTCCCCAGACTTACACGGCTATGGACCCACCTGGAACGTCAAAGGGGAGGTATAGGTATGCGTGGCCCCGGTGAAACCCAGATAGAAACGGACCGACGCATTATCCTTGATAAAATATCCAGGCTAAAAGAAGAACTGCAACACATCGACCGGCAAAAATCCATGCAGAGAAAAAACCGGGGAAAAATGGTACGCGTCGCTCTTGTCGGTTATACGAATGTAGGAAAATCCACATTAATGAATTTGATGAGCAAATCGGAAGTATTTGCCGAAAACAAATTATTCGCGACTCTTGATACGACTGTGCGTAAAGTTATCATCGACAATCTTCCATTTCTCCTTACCGATACGGTCGGATTTATCCGTAAATTGCCCACACATCTGGTCGAATCGTTCAAATCCACTCTGGATGAAGTACGTGATGCAGACCTTTTATTACATATCGTCGACATCTCGCACCCTGCTTTCGAAGAACAAATCGAAGTGGTAAACCGGACTTTACAAGAAGTATGCAATTCGGCTGATAAGCCGATGATCATCGTTTTTAATAAAATAGATGCATTCACCTACATAGAGAAAGCTCCGGACGACCTTACCCCGCGTACTCGTGAGAATATTTCACTGGAAGAATTGAAAGAGACCTGGATGGCAAAAATGCACGACAATTGTATTTTCATTTCGGCACATGAGAAAACAAACATTGAAGAACTGAAAGAAATGTTATACCAACGTGTAAAAGAAATACATACAACCAGGTTCCCGTATAACGATTTCCTGTTCCAAAAATATGAAACGGACGAAGAATAA
- a CDS encoding histidine phosphatase family protein has product MKPKRIILIRHGESEANVDRYLFGSIPDYRIELTEKGLEHAWHAGIRLKELVRDETLYFYVSPFWRTRSTFEQLVSSFPRRQYRYSEEPRLREQEWGYLRCNEDFDKICRERREYGIFYYRIPGGEAATDVYDRINDLLGSLHRDFSRDDYPGNCVLVTHGLVIRLFLMRWYHLTVEEFEAMDSPGNCELVVMENDGAGRYMLKTPLSTHDTDPAHSRPIRL; this is encoded by the coding sequence ATGAAACCTAAACGCATTATACTTATTCGTCACGGAGAAAGCGAAGCGAACGTAGACCGTTATTTGTTCGGCAGCATTCCCGATTACAGGATAGAGCTTACCGAAAAAGGTTTGGAGCATGCCTGGCATGCGGGGATAAGATTAAAAGAATTGGTAAGGGATGAAACTTTATATTTTTATGTTTCTCCTTTCTGGCGAACGCGTTCTACTTTTGAACAGTTAGTTTCGAGCTTTCCGCGACGGCAATACCGGTATAGCGAAGAACCCCGTTTAAGGGAACAGGAGTGGGGGTATCTGAGGTGCAACGAAGATTTTGACAAGATATGCAGGGAACGTCGGGAATACGGAATTTTTTATTATCGTATTCCCGGTGGTGAAGCCGCTACAGATGTCTACGATCGCATTAATGATTTGCTGGGGTCGCTGCACAGGGATTTTTCCCGGGATGATTACCCGGGAAATTGTGTGCTGGTTACTCATGGGCTGGTTATACGGTTATTCCTTATGAGATGGTATCATTTAACTGTCGAAGAATTTGAAGCTATGGATTCTCCCGGGAATTGCGAGCTCGTAGTCATGGAGAACGACGGTGCCGGCCGTTATATGCTGAAAACACCTTTGTCTACCCACGATACCGATCCTGCCCATAGCAGACCGATACGTTTATAA
- a CDS encoding carbon-nitrogen hydrolase family protein, which produces MEVSHKINKVQIRNLQLEDYTQLSQSFTRVYSDGSDVFWTREQIGKLIDIFPEGQIVAVVDEMIVGCALSIIVDYDMVKNDHTYAKVTGDETFCTHNPNGNILYGIEVFVHPDYRGLRLARRMYDYRKELCETLNLKAIMFGGRIPNYYKYAADMRPKEYIQRVKLKEIYDPVLTFQLSNDFHVRKVMTNYLPNDEESRHYATLLQWDNIYYTPPTTDFVAAKTTVRVGLVQWQMRSYNTIDDVFEQVEFFVDAVSDYKSDFILFPEYFNAPMMAKYNHLGESQAIRELAKYTEEIRDRFINLAISYNINIITGSMPLVRDGSLYNVGFLCRRDGSVETYEKVHITPDEAKSWGLSGGNMVQTFETDCARIGVLICYDVEFPELSRIMADQGMQILFVPFMTDTQNGYSRVRVCAQARAIENECFVVIAGSVGNLPRVHNMDIQYAQSAVFTPCDFAFPTDGKRAEATPNTEMILVSDVDLDLLNELHTYGSVRNLKDRRHDLYELKTKRR; this is translated from the coding sequence ATGGAAGTCTCACATAAAATTAATAAAGTCCAGATACGGAATCTGCAGTTGGAAGACTATACGCAGTTGTCGCAATCCTTTACCCGGGTGTATTCAGACGGATCGGATGTATTCTGGACAAGAGAACAAATAGGAAAGCTGATAGATATTTTTCCAGAAGGGCAGATTGTTGCCGTAGTAGACGAGATGATCGTGGGTTGTGCTCTTTCCATAATAGTAGATTATGATATGGTTAAGAACGATCATACTTATGCGAAAGTGACGGGTGATGAAACCTTTTGTACGCATAATCCGAACGGCAATATATTATATGGCATAGAAGTGTTTGTCCACCCCGATTACCGAGGATTGCGGCTGGCACGCCGTATGTACGATTACCGTAAGGAACTTTGCGAAACCTTGAATCTGAAAGCTATCATGTTCGGAGGGCGTATTCCTAATTATTATAAGTATGCAGCAGACATGCGGCCTAAGGAATATATTCAGAGGGTCAAGCTGAAAGAAATATACGATCCGGTACTGACGTTCCAGTTATCTAATGATTTCCATGTGCGCAAGGTAATGACCAATTATTTGCCTAATGACGAAGAATCCAGGCATTATGCTACTTTATTACAATGGGACAATATATATTATACTCCTCCTACAACCGATTTTGTTGCCGCTAAAACGACGGTTCGCGTAGGATTGGTACAGTGGCAGATGCGCTCTTATAATACGATAGACGATGTTTTCGAGCAGGTCGAATTTTTTGTGGATGCTGTATCGGACTATAAAAGCGACTTTATTCTTTTTCCCGAATATTTTAATGCTCCTATGATGGCGAAATATAATCATCTGGGAGAATCGCAGGCAATACGCGAGCTGGCTAAATATACCGAGGAGATACGTGACCGGTTTATCAATCTGGCTATCAGTTATAATATAAATATTATTACGGGAAGTATGCCTCTGGTACGCGATGGCAGCCTCTATAACGTCGGTTTTCTTTGTCGTCGCGACGGTAGTGTGGAAACGTATGAGAAAGTGCATATAACGCCTGACGAGGCAAAGAGCTGGGGGCTTTCGGGCGGTAATATGGTACAGACATTCGAAACGGATTGTGCCAGAATAGGAGTACTTATCTGTTATGATGTGGAATTTCCCGAATTGTCGCGTATTATGGCCGATCAGGGTATGCAGATATTGTTTGTTCCTTTTATGACGGATACACAGAACGGATATTCCCGCGTACGGGTATGTGCACAAGCCAGAGCGATAGAGAATGAGTGCTTTGTCGTGATAGCGGGTAGCGTAGGCAATCTTCCCCGTGTACATAATATGGATATACAATATGCGCAGTCTGCTGTATTTACTCCTTGTGATTTTGCTTTTCCGACGGACGGGAAGAGGGCGGAGGCTACTCCTAATACAGAAATGATTCTGGTATCGGATGTAGATCTCGATCTGTTGAATGAATTACACACGTATGGAAGTGTACGTAATTTAAAAGATCGCAGGCATGATCTTTATGAGCTAAAAACTAAAAGGAGATAG